A window of Xiphophorus hellerii strain 12219 chromosome 19, Xiphophorus_hellerii-4.1, whole genome shotgun sequence contains these coding sequences:
- the snap23.1 gene encoding synaptosome associated protein 23.1 isoform X1 → MPQNIELGATGRAAKQDSTNMDEMSVEQMAVKANHLTDESLESTRRMLQMAEESQQTGVKTMEMLDHQAGQLRDVDRGMDQINQDMKTAEKNLTDLSRCCGLCVCPCDRVSSIENDSRYKRTWGEGEGDGKGSNVVSRQPSGVRNGQTTQTSAAAPSGPYINRVTNDAREDEMEENLQAVGGIIGNLKDMALNMGNEIDQQNAHLDRINNKADMNKLRIDEANARANKLIK, encoded by the exons AT GCCGCAGAATATTGAGCTCGGAGCCACAGGCAGAGCCGCTAAGCAGGACAGCACCAACATGGATGAGATGAGCGTGGAACAAATGGCTGTCAAAGCCAACCATCTGACTGATGAG TCTCTGGAAAGCACAAGGAGGATGCTGCAGATGGCAGAGGAG AGCCAACAGACAGGAGTCAAAACCATGGAGATGCTTGACCACCAAGCAG GTCAACTAAGGGATGTGGACCGAGGCATGGACCAGATCAACCAGGACATGAAGACGGCTGAGAAAAACCTGACGGACCTGTCCAGGTGCTGCGGCCTCTGCGTCTGCCCCTGCGACAG GGTGTCATCCATCGAGAATGACTCTCGTTACAAACGCACGTGGGGCGAGGGCGAAGGTGACGGCAAAGGCTCCAATGTCGTCTCGAGGCAGCCTTCAGGCGTTCGCAATGGCCAGACCACCCAGACGAGCGCCGCGGCGCCGTCCGGCCCCTACATCAACAG GGTAACTAACGACGCGCGGGAGGATGAAATGGAGGAGAACCTCCAGGCAGTCGGCGGCATCATTGGCAACCTGAAGGACATGGCTCTAAATATGGGCAACGAGATCGACCAGCAGAACGCTCACCTCGATCGCATCAACAACAAG GCGGACATGAACAAACTCCGCATCGACGAAGCAAACGCAAGAGCCAACAAGCTCATCAAATAG
- the snap23.1 gene encoding synaptosome associated protein 23.1 isoform X2 produces the protein MDEMSVEQMAVKANHLTDESLESTRRMLQMAEESQQTGVKTMEMLDHQAGQLRDVDRGMDQINQDMKTAEKNLTDLSRCCGLCVCPCDRVSSIENDSRYKRTWGEGEGDGKGSNVVSRQPSGVRNGQTTQTSAAAPSGPYINRVTNDAREDEMEENLQAVGGIIGNLKDMALNMGNEIDQQNAHLDRINNKADMNKLRIDEANARANKLIK, from the exons ATGGATGAGATGAGCGTGGAACAAATGGCTGTCAAAGCCAACCATCTGACTGATGAG TCTCTGGAAAGCACAAGGAGGATGCTGCAGATGGCAGAGGAG AGCCAACAGACAGGAGTCAAAACCATGGAGATGCTTGACCACCAAGCAG GTCAACTAAGGGATGTGGACCGAGGCATGGACCAGATCAACCAGGACATGAAGACGGCTGAGAAAAACCTGACGGACCTGTCCAGGTGCTGCGGCCTCTGCGTCTGCCCCTGCGACAG GGTGTCATCCATCGAGAATGACTCTCGTTACAAACGCACGTGGGGCGAGGGCGAAGGTGACGGCAAAGGCTCCAATGTCGTCTCGAGGCAGCCTTCAGGCGTTCGCAATGGCCAGACCACCCAGACGAGCGCCGCGGCGCCGTCCGGCCCCTACATCAACAG GGTAACTAACGACGCGCGGGAGGATGAAATGGAGGAGAACCTCCAGGCAGTCGGCGGCATCATTGGCAACCTGAAGGACATGGCTCTAAATATGGGCAACGAGATCGACCAGCAGAACGCTCACCTCGATCGCATCAACAACAAG GCGGACATGAACAAACTCCGCATCGACGAAGCAAACGCAAGAGCCAACAAGCTCATCAAATAG